A part of Petroclostridium xylanilyticum genomic DNA contains:
- the rsfS gene encoding ribosome silencing factor — MNGEKLALKIVEVLDDKKAQDIDVLNIKNVSLLADYFVICSGNSTTQIKALADAVEEKLAELGRVPIHKEGYASARWILLDYGEVVVHIFHHESRSFYNLERLWSDAPRVDIQAIINRV; from the coding sequence TTGAATGGCGAAAAACTTGCATTAAAGATCGTAGAGGTCCTTGATGATAAAAAAGCTCAGGATATAGATGTTTTAAATATCAAAAATGTATCTTTACTGGCAGATTATTTTGTTATTTGTTCAGGTAATTCAACCACCCAGATTAAAGCACTGGCTGATGCTGTGGAAGAAAAACTGGCAGAGCTAGGACGTGTGCCTATTCATAAAGAGGGATATGCCAGTGCCCGATGGATTCTTTTGGACTATGGTGAAGTGGTCGTACACATATTTCACCACGAATCCCGGTCCTTTTATAATCTTGAAAGACTATGGTCTGATGCTCCACGTGTAGATATCCAGGCAATTATTAATAGAGTATAA
- a CDS encoding LCP family protein, protein MNFKVFIRLILLILITFSLVAGVVAGGVALSYRIAGHDDGSGMEFGAGTSSDKAKKITEKTEEGQTLLNVLLLGVDADGYRTDVIILAQYDLKTKRVNMLQIPRDTKIETTRSDKKINSAYAFGKEQALFEAIKNLLNVDVDKYVLVNLKGFRTLIDEIGGVKVNVPINMYYEDPYQGLYIKLNKGEQVLNGKQAEMFVRFRKNSDGTGYPDGDLGRMKAQQEFINAVIDKALSLKNIFKIPKLVAIVIKNVKTNFEVQEIGKYIGDALQLDKSKINMMMLPGDSGYIGGISYFLHDKEKTDELIKNYFTPSEEINEGIEKEDLGNNNQQEGSKEEKEQSVKKEAEYKPSWKNRFIKVEVLNGSNTDGAAAKVAEDLKQKGFNVVRTGNFGGVHYSKTKAVDRTTKGYAKEISKALGEIETDKDLDKDSKIDVTVIVGNDISEIR, encoded by the coding sequence ATGAATTTTAAAGTATTTATCCGACTGATATTGTTAATATTAATTACATTTTCACTAGTAGCAGGGGTTGTGGCTGGCGGGGTAGCCTTGTCTTACCGGATTGCCGGTCATGATGATGGCTCCGGGATGGAATTCGGCGCTGGAACAAGTTCGGATAAAGCTAAGAAGATAACGGAAAAAACTGAAGAAGGACAAACTCTGTTAAATGTGCTTCTTTTAGGCGTTGATGCGGATGGATATAGGACAGACGTAATCATACTGGCACAGTATGATTTGAAGACAAAAAGAGTAAATATGCTGCAGATACCCAGAGATACAAAGATTGAAACCACAAGAAGCGATAAAAAAATAAATTCGGCTTATGCCTTCGGAAAAGAACAGGCGCTTTTTGAGGCAATAAAAAATTTGTTAAATGTAGACGTGGATAAATATGTTTTAGTTAACCTTAAAGGATTCAGGACGCTTATAGATGAAATAGGTGGAGTAAAAGTAAATGTTCCAATTAATATGTACTATGAAGACCCCTACCAAGGGTTATATATTAAACTAAATAAAGGGGAACAGGTGCTTAACGGAAAACAGGCTGAGATGTTTGTACGGTTTAGAAAGAATTCCGATGGGACAGGTTATCCGGATGGAGACCTTGGACGGATGAAGGCACAGCAGGAGTTTATTAACGCAGTAATAGATAAAGCCCTCAGCTTAAAAAATATTTTTAAGATCCCTAAGTTGGTGGCGATTGTAATCAAAAATGTGAAAACTAATTTTGAAGTCCAGGAAATCGGAAAATATATAGGAGATGCTCTTCAATTGGATAAAAGTAAAATCAATATGATGATGCTGCCGGGAGATAGCGGCTATATTGGAGGGATTTCCTACTTTCTTCATGACAAGGAAAAAACTGACGAACTAATAAAGAATTATTTTACTCCATCAGAAGAAATAAATGAAGGTATTGAAAAAGAAGATTTAGGTAATAATAACCAACAAGAGGGAAGTAAGGAAGAGAAAGAACAGTCCGTAAAAAAAGAGGCAGAATATAAACCAAGCTGGAAAAACAGGTTCATTAAGGTTGAAGTATTAAACGGCTCTAATACTGATGGGGCAGCTGCAAAAGTTGCTGAAGATTTAAAACAAAAAGGTTTTAATGTTGTAAGGACAGGTAACTTTGGAGGTGTGCATTACAGTAAAACAAAGGCTGTGGATAGAACAACCAAAGGATATGCAAAAGAAATTTCAAAAGCACTCGGGGAAATTGAGACAGATAAGGACTTGGATAAAGACAGCAAAATTGATGTAACCGTCATTGTTGGAAATGATATAAGCGAAATACGATAA
- the yqeK gene encoding bis(5'-nucleosyl)-tetraphosphatase (symmetrical) YqeK: protein MNESAMMDKLKGMLTPCRFRHSIGVRDTAIELAKLYGCDAEKARIAGLLHDCAKDIKKQQILQLCDKFDIVLDNISKAEMQLIHGPLGAKIAQHQFGIVDEEILEAVHYHTVAKAEMTTLCKIIYLADFIEPNRDFPGVDKLRRIAYKDLNQAILMAIDNTIRFVLSLGKLIHPNTIDARNYILLYER, encoded by the coding sequence ATGAACGAAAGTGCAATGATGGATAAACTTAAAGGTATGCTAACACCATGTAGATTTAGACACTCTATAGGTGTAAGAGATACAGCAATAGAACTGGCAAAACTTTATGGTTGTGATGCCGAAAAGGCAAGAATCGCCGGATTATTACATGATTGTGCAAAAGATATAAAAAAGCAACAAATATTGCAATTATGCGACAAGTTTGATATAGTATTAGATAATATTTCCAAAGCGGAGATGCAATTAATTCATGGCCCGTTAGGTGCTAAAATAGCGCAGCATCAGTTTGGAATAGTTGATGAAGAGATTTTGGAAGCAGTGCATTATCATACGGTAGCCAAAGCGGAGATGACAACTTTATGTAAAATAATCTACCTGGCAGATTTTATTGAGCCTAACCGGGATTTCCCGGGGGTAGATAAGCTTCGTAGAATTGCATATAAAGATTTAAATCAAGCAATTTTGATGGCAATAGATAACACAATCAGGTTTGTTTTATCACTTGGAAAGTTGATTCATCCAAATACTATAGATGCAAGAAATTACATTTTATTGTACGAGAGATGA
- the nadD gene encoding nicotinate-nucleotide adenylyltransferase, whose amino-acid sequence MIKSVKNKIELLQNELLKIGIMGGTFDPIHYGHLVTAEAARAKFNLDQVIFVPAGNPPHKVDQMVTDKNHRYLMTLLATATNPYFEVSRIEIDREGYTYTIDTVKNFNVEFQGKAQFYFITGADALNQILTWKDAESLLKICEFVAATRPGYHHDDLFKDIEYLTVNYNSRIHFVEVPSLAISSTDIRERVKSNQPIKYLLPESVENYIYKNNLYTG is encoded by the coding sequence ATGATAAAATCAGTTAAAAACAAAATAGAATTATTACAAAATGAGTTGCTTAAAATAGGAATTATGGGTGGAACCTTTGATCCGATACATTATGGACATTTGGTTACGGCGGAAGCTGCAAGAGCAAAATTCAATCTGGATCAGGTTATATTTGTTCCGGCGGGAAATCCTCCACATAAAGTTGATCAAATGGTCACGGATAAGAATCATAGATATCTGATGACATTGCTGGCAACAGCCACTAACCCATATTTTGAAGTTTCAAGAATTGAGATTGACAGAGAAGGCTATACATATACCATAGATACAGTAAAAAACTTTAATGTTGAATTTCAGGGAAAAGCTCAATTCTACTTCATTACCGGTGCAGACGCATTGAACCAAATTCTTACCTGGAAGGACGCTGAATCGCTATTGAAAATATGTGAGTTTGTAGCAGCAACCAGGCCTGGTTATCACCATGATGATCTTTTTAAAGACATAGAATATTTGACAGTTAATTATAATAGCAGGATCCATTTTGTAGAGGTGCCATCGTTGGCTATATCTTCTACCGATATTCGTGAACGGGTAAAGAGCAATCAGCCAATAAAATATTTGTTGCCCGAATCTGTTGAAAATTATATTTATAAGAATAATTTGTACACTGGTTAA
- the trxA gene encoding thioredoxin has translation MASEKVLTLTNDNFSQEVKNSNMPVLVDFWASWCGPCRMVAPIIDELASDFEGRAKVGKVNVDEQRELAAQFRVMSIPTIMLFKNGEVVDKVVGARSKEDFAAMIERNL, from the coding sequence ATGGCAAGTGAAAAAGTTCTAACTCTTACAAACGATAACTTTTCTCAAGAAGTAAAGAATTCTAATATGCCTGTATTGGTTGATTTCTGGGCAAGTTGGTGCGGGCCTTGCCGAATGGTGGCACCGATTATTGATGAGCTGGCTAGTGATTTTGAAGGAAGAGCAAAGGTTGGAAAAGTCAACGTAGATGAACAGAGAGAATTGGCAGCTCAATTTAGAGTAATGAGTATTCCTACTATTATGCTTTTCAAGAATGGTGAAGTTGTTGATAAGGTAGTAGGAGCAAGGTCAAAAGAAGATTTTGCTGCTATGATCGAAAGAAACCTGTAA